The Phosphitispora fastidiosa DNA segment GCAATCCAGCGTTTTTTCGAGTGCAGCCTGTTTTCCCGCGGCAGGAACAGGGTTCCGAGCTGCTCCCCAGCGATTATTCTTCTCACTATCCTCTTCTCACTGCCGCTTGCAATAATCATGGGAAAACCTGAATTCATGGCAACTTTTGCAGCCTGCAGCTTGGTGACCATGCCCCCGGTTCCCAGCCTTGAACCGCTGCCTCCGGCGGTATGTTCAATATCCTCATTTATCTCGGTAACAAGGGGAATCAGGGTAGCATCTTTATCAGTAGAAGGGTTGCCTGTATAAAGACCGGCAATATCTGATAATATGATAAGGAGTTCTGCTTCTATCAGGCTGGCAACCAGAGCAGATAAGGCATCATTGTCACCAAACCTGATTTCTTCAACTGCAATGGTATCATTTTCGTTGATAATGGGGATAGTTTCCATTCCCAGGAGAGCATTCAGAGCATTCCGGGCATTCAGGAACCGTTTCCGGTCCATGATATCCTCCCTGGTAAGCAGCACCTGAGCAACTGTTATCCCGTACTCCGAAAAGAGCTTCTCATACATATGCATCAAAAGACCCTGTCCAATGGCGGCAGCTGCCTGTTTCTCAGGTATTGTTTTTGGCCTCCGGGACATTCCCATCTTACCGATACCGGCTCCCTGGGCTCCTGATGACACCAGAATCACTTCCATACCCCGGTTCTGTAAATCAGCCAGTTCCCTGACCAACCGTTCCATCTGAGTGATGTTGAGTCTCCCGTTAGGATAGCTCAGAGTACTGGAACCTACCTTAATTACAATCCGTTTTATATTTATAAAGTTCCGCAGCTCATCTAAATCCAGCGCCAATTCTCTCCCTCCCGTTATGGCAGCTCTATGCCGGGGTTTCCCGATGACGGCCTGTACATGAGGAACGTATGTCCGATAACCTGGACAAGGGCCGCTCCTGTTTCCCGTGACAGAACCCCGGCCACCTGTTTTGTGTCTTCAAGGCAGTTGTTTAGTACCCTTGCCTTGACCAGTTCACGGGCCTCCAAAGCATCATCTGCCTGCTTAATTATTCCAGGCACAACGCCTCCCTTACCGATCTGGATTACAGGGTCTATAGTACTCCCCAGCCCGCGAAGGTAGCGTTTTTGTTTTCCTGTTAAGTTTATATCCTGTTGCATTAAAATAGGGAACCTCCTCTATGCTGAACTGTTAAGCCATATTATATCACGTTTAATATTCCTCTGCCAGATTCCTTCTGAATGCAGAGTCTAATCCATGAAATCAAATTCCAGGCTGCCTATTCTAATGGTATCACCGTCCCGGGCTCCAAGCTTCCTCAGTTCGTCGTCAACACCCATGGCCTTCAATATACGCAGAAAACGCTTTAACGCCTCTTCATTGTTAAAGTCTGTCATCGCATAATGCCTTTCGACCTCCGGCCCTTTCACCACATATACTTCATTTTCCCTGGCAGCTATAAACCGGGGTTCTGCCGACACACGGGTCACCTTTTCCGGTTCAGTTATCTCTAACTCAACTGGAACTGCCTCAGCGAGCGCCTCAGCCACCCTGAACAGGAGGAGTTCAACTCCTTCACCGGTCACAGCAGAAACCGGGAAAATTTCAAAACCTTCACCCAGCTCTGCTTTAAAAATCTCATAATTTTCGGCAGCCCCGGGAAGGTCCATCTTATTGGCGGCAACCACTTGCGGCCGTTTAGCCAGCCTGGGGTTATAAGCCTCCAACTCGCGGTTGATGGTCCTGAAGTCTGCTATCGGCTCACGGCCTTCGACCCCCGCCATATCGACAAGATGGACCAGCACCCTGGTACGTTCCACATGGCGCAGAAATTCATGTCCCAGTCCCGCACCCTGATGAGCTCCTTCAATGAGACCAGGAATATCAGCAACCACAAAGCTCTGGCCGTCAGGCATCCTGACCACACCCAGGTTGGGAACCAGGGTAGTAAAAGGATAATCAGCTATTTTGGGCTTGGCAGCAGAAATCCGCGATATAATTGTTGATTTACCCGCATTGGGGAAACCGACCAATCCGACATCAGCAAGCAGTTTTAATTCCAGCTGAAGCCATCTTTCCTGTCCCGGCTCTCCCTTTTCAGCAATCCGCGGGGCATTATTGGCTGAGGTGGCAAACCGGGCATTGCCCCGGCCGCCCCGACCGCCGGCAGCAACCACAACCTGCTGTCCATGAACGGTCATATCGACAAGCTGTGCTCCTGTTTCGGCATCCCTGACTACGGTCCCTACCGGAACCCTTACCATCATGTCCTCTGCGCCGCGGCCGTGCATACCTTTGCCCTGGCCGTGCTCTCCCCGGTCAGCTTTATAATGCCTCTGGTAACGAAAATCCACCAGTGTCCTTAATCCCTCATCTGCAGTGAGGATAACATTTCCCCCATTACCACCGTCACCGCCGCTGGGACCGCCCAGAGGGACATATTTTTCCCGGCGGAAGGCAACAACCCCGTTTCCGCCATCGCCACCCTTAACATATACTTTTGCTTTATCATAAAACAATTTCATCACCTGAATTTCGGTTATTTTTTGAAAAATGTTATAGCGTTCATGACACTTAATTAACATTCCTGAAACTTAATTACTGGGCACCGACAGAGTGATTACTGTTATCCCGTCTGCGGAAACTGCTGTCACCAGGCGGCCCTGCACTTTTACTGCAGCTTCCTCAATAAAAACAATACCAGCATCCAGGGCCAGGCTGTCTGCTCCCTCCCGGGCCCGGAAACCGGCCTGAAAAATATATTCTCCGTTCTTTTCGGCAATTTCAAAATCGATGCTGCCACCAGAACAGGGCTCTGCCTGACTGAGGCGGACTGCCAAGGCCAGCATTTCTCTGATTATTTCAGCAACAGTCATTTCATGCCGCAGACCTCTGTCAAGCCCTGCCCCAATGTTTTTGGAGATATTAACACCCTGCTTCCCGGCTGCCACCTCCGCCAGAAGCACAGCCGATACTACCCCCGGCGCCCCAAGTCTTGCCAAAGCCCCTTCCCGGTCCATATCTGCGGCAATCTCTTTTATGTACTGACCTGCCCGATCATACTTTTGCAGCTGCAGCAGGCCCAGAATGACCTGAAGGTGATTCATGAAATCATGCCTCTGCACCCTTAAAACCTCAATCATATCGTTCACCATGGGAAACCTCCACATAACAAATTATCTTTTCATGTATTCTCCCAATGTTTATTTTTTCCTGCCCCGGGCAAAAAATACGCCAATACAGTTCCTGCTTCAGCTCAAAATATCTTTGATCATATCGGCAACAGGGCTGAAAATCACTTCTATTCCCGTGGTGGGATTAGGCAGAGGCAGTCCCAGGGCCTGGGCAAATGTCAGCGCCATTCCTCCCAGCATCAAAACACCAAAAGCGGCTAACTCCCGCCATTGACGCTTTTTGAGCATAGCCGGCGTTTCCAGAGCAATTATCCCTGTAAATACTATAATCAACAAAAATATAGTCAATGGGGTTTCCTCCTATCGAATCTGAAATGGGTCTGCAATAACAGATGTTCTCCTTATTTTGGCATCCACTTTTACAGTGACAGGCACCTCGGGATATATCTCATACCAGTCCTGCTCCACCTCCTTCCAATAATCAGGATACTTTTGATGCACTTTTTTGCCGAACCCGAAAATATCTGTTTTAAATTTTTTCTGGGCTGTTTCCAGTGACCCTTCAGCAATTGACTTTACCTTTTGGCCGAACTCCCGGTTCAGCTCTTTGATGACCTCCGGGCTGCCTACAGCCGCATCTCCCTGCACCTCCACCACATCGGCCTCGGCTTTAATGTTTATTTCCATCACCAGACGGCCTTCCTGAAATACCGGTTTGAGTTTACTTGAAGCCCGTGATATCAGCAAAGCGATTTGGGATGGGCTGCCGTTTCCGGATTTATGTTCCAGGGTAATAGCTCCTCTCTGGGTTTCCCCAATGATATAAAGAAAACCCGTTACCTCCTCAGGTGACATAAATCCGGCCAGCCGATTATTGTGAAATATTGCCAGACCCTCCAGCATAATTGTCTGCCCGGCCTCTTTCTCCTCACGCTTGCTTCCTGCGGCTTCACCCGATTCAATTACCCTGATGACAGGCAGCACGGCATCCCATCCCGGGGTCACCAGGGCATCACTAAACTTTCTCAGATCAACCGCAAGGGTTTCTGAGACACCGGGAGTTGACTTCACCAGTATTTCCGAAATCTCCTCAGAGAGCATATTTTCAAATTCAGGCAATACTTTCATGGCTTCCCCAGCTTCCCCGCGGCAGACGAACATCCAGGTGCGCAGCCTGATATCCTTGTGCCGCTGCAGGTAATCAAACACATCCTCAACCCCGTCGCGGGCGGAATTCTCACTGATAATTACCAGTTCATTATGATAAATCCTCATGTTTCTGGGGCTCCTGCGGTGTATTTTGCGCATGGCATCATATAAGGTGTCCCCCACCTCACTGACCAGCCAGTCCGCATTAGTTTCCGCAGATGCCTTAGTCTGCTGCCCCCCCAGTTGGGAGGGCCGGGCCACCAGGACGCTTATTTTGTCCTTTTCCTTCCCTTCAAGAACCATGCGGTCAATCCCGATGGCGGTCACGATGGCCAGGTCCTCTACTTCCCTCCTGCTCCAGCAGCCTGGGATGAGCAGCAGATTAAGAATCATCACAAAAGCAATTAACTTTTTTTTCACTGTTTCTGCCCCCCTCTATTCCGGATCAGCGCCACGGCCAGTAAACCCATGGGAATAATTATTTCAAAAAGATAAGCATAGGGCGCAAAGATTGTTGCCAGAAATTCGACCAGTTCCCGGGAATTTTCAAATATGGTCACGGAATATACTAAAATAAATATACCGACAGGGTAAACCAGGGGCCGGTAGTCTTTAATGTGCAGCCACTGGGCAGTCCCCAGTACTGCAGCCAGGTAAAATGCCGCCACCTTGACGGTGACTCCGGCCACCCAGACAATGATAACTATTGCTTCGATTCGCTCCAGAAAATTCCCCAGGCTAACATAGCGGGCCAGTTCCAATATCGGAAATACCATGTTTTGCGTGAGCAAGGGCCCAAATACGGCTATGCTGGTAACCGCAGTCAGGGTCAGAAATAAACCAATCACGCCGACAGCGGTTAGCAGGGTTTGACCCGTTTCCCGGGGTTGGTTCAAAAAAGGCAAAAACATCAGGATCAGCACAATCTCCCCTCTCCAGGCGCCGGGGACCAGTGAACCCTGGATTACCGGCTTAACCCCGTGTTCCATCAGAGGCAGAAAATTATCAAAACTGATATTTTCAGTTAGTAAGAATACCATAAAACCAAAAGCCGCTATAAACATCGGGAACAGGAACTGGTTCATCCTGCAGAGGACTTCCATCCCGTTATACACAGCGTAGGCTGCCAGCAGGACAACAATTAAATTGAAAACCAGCAGCGGGGTTTCCGGCAGGAACGCAGTTACCAGGAAGTCCCCGAATTCCCTGACTATAACTGCATTAACATGGATAAAAAATAATACATAAAGCAATCCAATCAGTTTACCGCCAAATTTGCCCACTAATTCGGGGGCATATTCCACCACAGATTTATCCGGATAATATAAACCCAGCCGCGTACATACCAGAGCCACAATTATCCCAAAAATGGTAGCAAACAAAGCTACGGAAATCCAGCCGTCCTGGAATGCAAACTTGGCGGTGATGGAAGGCACAAACAGGAACCCTGTCACTGTTACAGTAGTAACCAGGAGAAACAGCATCTGGATGCTGGATACTTTCTCGTCTTTTTTCATTTGCCGCTCCCACTCCCGGGACGACGCCCGGGCGGCCTGGGCTTCTGCTTATAGTCCTGCCGGGCCGGTTCCTTCACTCCGGTCATTCTTGGCCGGGTGACCATGCTCCACCAGGGCGCGCGAAAAAACATGTCTTTCAGGTCTCTCCAGGATGTGGGCGCCAACGGTGAAATATAAGGAACCCCAAAGGACCTTAGGGAGCAAAGGTGTATCAACAGGGCCAGCAGCCCTGCCATGACGCCAAACAACCCCAGGGCGGCAGCCAAAGCCATCAGCGGGAACCTGAGAATACGCAGGGAAAAGGCCCCGAAATATGACGGCAGGCTGAAAGACGATATTGCCGTAAGGGCTACTATGATAACCATAGCTGGTGAGACCAGACCTGCCGAAACCGCCGCATCCCCAATCACCAGAGCGCCGACAATACTTACCGCCTGGCCGACAGCCTTGGGCAGGCGCACCCCTGCTTCCCGGAGCACTTCAAAAGTTGTCTCCATAAGCATAGCCTCCACAAAGGCAGGAAAGGGCACCCCTTCCCTGGCGGCGGCAATGGAGATCAGCAGAGGGGTCGGAAGCATCTCCTGGTGATAGGTGGTAATTGCAATATACAGGGGCGGCGCCAACAGCGCGATATTCAGGGTGACAAACCTGATAAACCTGATAAAACTGGCAAAAGGCCACCTCAGATAGTAATCCTCACTGGCCTGGAGGAGCTGTGGAAAAGTGACCGGCACCAGCAGCACAAAAGGGGTGGTATCAACCAGAATAACTACCTGGCCCTCCAACAGCCCCCCGGCAACCTTGTCAGGCCGTTCAGTTGCCTGAACAGTGGGGAAAACAGTCATCGGGGCATCTTCTATGTATTCCTCGATATAGCCGCTTTCCAGGATTCCGTCAATATCAATCCTCTGCAGCCGGTTTCTTACTTCATCAACTATCTTGTTATTAACTATACCCTCAAGATATCCGATACTGACGGCAGTTTTCGTAATCGCCCCGATTTTCATGGTTTCAAACTTCAGGCGTGATGATTTGATGCGCCTCCTTATCAGAGTATAGTTTGTCTGCAGGCTTTCAGTGAAACCCTCCCTGGGGCCGCGGACAACATTTTCCGTTGCTGGCTCGGTAACCGCGCGCTGTACCCAGTCCTGAGTGGATAGGGCAAAAGCCTTGCTGACTCCGTCAACAAACAAAATGGTTTCACCGCTTAATACTGAGTGTACTGCATCCATCAGGTTATCCTGAACCTTAACCTCGGTAAAGGCAATTATCCTGCTGCTCAAATAGCCGGCAGGATCATTGACAGGAGCTGAGGAATTCAGACTGGAGACGTCATACATCAGCGTTTTGACAAGGTCTTCGGTTAGCATTTCCTTGTTGACGAGCCCGTCAATATACACCATGGCAATTTTGACTCCACCACCGATGGCTGCCTCAAATTCCCGGAAGATGATATCTGTACACCTGTCAAATACGGCTTTAAGGTGTGTCATGTTTTTGTTCAGGTTTGCCGAGACCGGCTCTTTGGACTCACCGCTGCCAATTGCCTGGGACTCATTACGCGGTTTTACAAATGCCTTTTTGATAATTCTTTTCCATTTCTTGAACATTTGAACCACCCTAAGTTAATTATTGTCTTTAACTGTTATCAGTCTGCCATCCTGTCCGCACTTCTACTCCGAAACAGCCACAAAACCGTGATATATGCGGGTATTCCCAGCTGGATTATTGCTGCAGAGGGCGCATAGACCTCCGGTCTGAAAAAATACCTGAGTTGTTGGTAATTATCGAACAGGAGCACAGACAGGTTTACTGCAATTATCATCAGGGGCAGCAGTACAGCCCTGTGGTCACCCAGCCTAAACAGGTGGCCGGCGCTTATGGAACCTGCATAAAGGAATAAAACGATTTTAAGAAAATTGGAGGCCACCCAGATTATCAGGAAAAATCCCTCAACACGTTCAATAAATTCCACCAGCGAAATCTCCTCAAGAAGGGTTAGATAGGGATAGATTCTCAATACTGCTATCCTGTTTCCAATTCCCAGGACAATACTAAAAACAGTGAATACCAGCAGCAGTCCGCTTGCCAGCACACTCAGAGGCAAAAAGTTATAGTTCTTCACACTGCTGTTGAGATGTGGTATCAGCAAAAACCATATGGCCACATCAGCAAAAAAAGCCCAGTGGGTTATTCCGCCGCGGACAATCGGAGACACTCCTTTTTCGATGAGGGGAAACATATTTTCCGCCCCGCCAAGACTAAGGGATGACAGGTTCAGTAATACAATCCCTCCTATAATAAGGGGGAATACAAACTGGGCCACCCTGGCGGTAACCTCAATCCCCATGTATGCCAGCCAGTACGCCAAAACAGCCATGACAACAATAAAAACTATCAACGGGGTCTCCTGATAAAAGGAAGTGACCATCAGTTCGGCAAAGTCCCTCAGGGTTATACTGGCCATATGCACCGAAAAAACCGTGAAAATAAAGGCCACAACCTTTGCTGAAACACCTGCACCCAAATCCTCCATAAAGCCAAGAACCGTCCGCCCCCGGAACAGACCGGCCAGTTTTGCCAGTAGAAATGCATTAATAGCGCCCATTGCCGTAGCCAGAACAGCAGCTATCCAGACATCCTGATACCTGTCGCCGACAGTAATAATCGGCACACTTCATATAATTGGGGGGATTAACACCAGCACCATCAGGATAAATGCCTGCTGGCTGCTTATTTTTTCTTCCACTGCCTTCACCTCCTAGTCTCGTCTGCCGGTATGAATCCTTTACCGGTCTACCCGTACCGGTGTAAAACGCCCTCACCTGCCGGCGGGTAATCAAATATGATATTATCGCAGACCAGGCGGCAGGCGCCGCACTCGAGGCAGGGTCCTTCCTCATGAAAGGTCACTCCGCTGCCGGATGAAGTAAACAACCCTACAGGGCAGACATATACACAATCTGTGCCGGTACAGAGGTCGTTACATCTTTTTTCGTTAATTATGCTGATGCCTTTTTTCAAAAGTTCCCCTCCCGCATTAGTTCACCATATATCTGCACTACCTCATAACTCGCACTGCCTTAATGGCATCTGCCAAAAGTTTTCCAAGGGGCTGTTCGTTTAAAACGGCACGCCTGATAAGCCTGCGTTTCACTCTTCTTGACACCGGATATACCATAGACAGGTGTGTGGATACTGAGTTAAGCAAACCTATATAATCAGCAAAAAGGGTCGGATTCTTTTGGAACAAGCCGGAAACCTCACGGTTTGCCCTCATATCTTTAAAGATAAAACTCTTTTCCAGTTTTTTCTGGTAACCATACAATGCTTTTCGTGAACAGTCCCCTCTCTTGACTGCTTCCTGGGCAGCATCAGCCGCAAATTTACCTGAATACATGGCCAGGTTTATCCCATGGGTTCCATTAACTAAGCCTCCGGAGTCACCTGCTATCACCATCCCGTCAAAGACCAATGGCGGCACCGCATTAAAACCGCCCTCAGGTATCATGTGGGCCAGATACTCTACCGTAGTTCCGCCCTTCAAGAGGGGCGCTACAACGGGATGACCCTTCAAGGCCGCCATAAGCTCACTTATTTTTACTTTTTTACGGGTTAGAGTTTTTACACCCACCCCTACATTAATACCCACATGTTCTTTGAAAGTATAGATAGAACCGGTACCCGGGAGCCCTGCCGTAGCTTCGCCAAGAAGGCCGATAACAGCCCCCCGGTTCCCGGTGAGATTAAACCTTTCGTTTATTACTTCCTCCGGAAGAGCTATAATTTCTTTGACATATAATGACATGGCTGAGGCTTTGGTTTTTTTGATGAGACCTGCCCGCTCCGCCAGCATTGGGTTGGCTCCCTGAGCCAGAATTACCATATCTGCCCTGATATCACCCTGTCTGGCGCCGCTGGCCCTGACCCCGGAAACGCGGTCACTTTCTAATATGAGGTCCTCGGCCTTACAGGAGGTCAGAAGTTCGGCGCCGGCTGATACGGCTTTTCCGGCATACCACCTGTCAAATACGGCCCGCATTATCGATAACCTGTTATATGGCTTACTGTCCATCTCCAGGCTGGTAAAGCCCAGTTTAACTGCAGACCTTTCTGCCATCAGCCAGTACTGCTGATCTACCAGAACACGCTCAACAGGCGCTTCTTCCCAGAAATCAGGCAGGAGTTCCCGGGTAGGCAGTGAATAAACAGCGCCCCCGCTGACACTCTTGGAACCCGGATATGGACCGCGCTCCAACAGCAGCACCTGAATACCCGCCTTGGCCAGGAAACAGGCTGCTGTAAGCCCAGCCACCCCGGCCCCGACAATAATGACCTGATAATGCTTTTCCCCTGGTTTACTGAAAATTTTAGTCATACCGTTATTATTTCACTGAATATGTCCCTTATCCCAAAAAACAAGAAAAAAAAAGACGCCTCATATGAGACGCCCTAAGCAGCATTATTATGATACAACAGCTTCTGCCCTGCTGTATACACTGACCTGTTTCTTGTCTTTGCCTTTTCTTTCAAACTTGACCACACCGTCAATTAATGCAAACAGTGTATCATCTTTTCCTATGCCTACATT contains these protein-coding regions:
- the proB gene encoding glutamate 5-kinase, whose amino-acid sequence is MALDLDELRNFINIKRIVIKVGSSTLSYPNGRLNITQMERLVRELADLQNRGMEVILVSSGAQGAGIGKMGMSRRPKTIPEKQAAAAIGQGLLMHMYEKLFSEYGITVAQVLLTREDIMDRKRFLNARNALNALLGMETIPIINENDTIAVEEIRFGDNDALSALVASLIEAELLIILSDIAGLYTGNPSTDKDATLIPLVTEINEDIEHTAGGSGSRLGTGGMVTKLQAAKVAMNSGFPMIIASGSEKRIVRRIIAGEQLGTLFLPRENRLHSKKRWIAFGSNVQGIIIIDSGARKALTEEGKSLLPSGIVSVEGAFEIGNTVSVFHEDKEIGRGIVNYSSLEIDIIRGKKTREIAKILGYKDFDEVIHRDNFALNI
- the yhbY gene encoding ribosome assembly RNA-binding protein YhbY, producing the protein MQQDINLTGKQKRYLRGLGSTIDPVIQIGKGGVVPGIIKQADDALEARELVKARVLNNCLEDTKQVAGVLSRETGAALVQVIGHTFLMYRPSSGNPGIELP
- the obgE gene encoding GTPase ObgE, with the protein product MFYDKAKVYVKGGDGGNGVVAFRREKYVPLGGPSGGDGGNGGNVILTADEGLRTLVDFRYQRHYKADRGEHGQGKGMHGRGAEDMMVRVPVGTVVRDAETGAQLVDMTVHGQQVVVAAGGRGGRGNARFATSANNAPRIAEKGEPGQERWLQLELKLLADVGLVGFPNAGKSTIISRISAAKPKIADYPFTTLVPNLGVVRMPDGQSFVVADIPGLIEGAHQGAGLGHEFLRHVERTRVLVHLVDMAGVEGREPIADFRTINRELEAYNPRLAKRPQVVAANKMDLPGAAENYEIFKAELGEGFEIFPVSAVTGEGVELLLFRVAEALAEAVPVELEITEPEKVTRVSAEPRFIAARENEVYVVKGPEVERHYAMTDFNNEEALKRFLRILKAMGVDDELRKLGARDGDTIRIGSLEFDFMD
- a CDS encoding Spo0B domain-containing protein, with the protein product MVNDMIEVLRVQRHDFMNHLQVILGLLQLQKYDRAGQYIKEIAADMDREGALARLGAPGVVSAVLLAEVAAGKQGVNISKNIGAGLDRGLRHEMTVAEIIREMLALAVRLSQAEPCSGGSIDFEIAEKNGEYIFQAGFRAREGADSLALDAGIVFIEEAAVKVQGRLVTAVSADGITVITLSVPSN
- a CDS encoding Ger(x)C family spore germination protein, giving the protein MKKKLIAFVMILNLLLIPGCWSRREVEDLAIVTAIGIDRMVLEGKEKDKISVLVARPSQLGGQQTKASAETNADWLVSEVGDTLYDAMRKIHRRSPRNMRIYHNELVIISENSARDGVEDVFDYLQRHKDIRLRTWMFVCRGEAGEAMKVLPEFENMLSEEISEILVKSTPGVSETLAVDLRKFSDALVTPGWDAVLPVIRVIESGEAAGSKREEKEAGQTIMLEGLAIFHNNRLAGFMSPEEVTGFLYIIGETQRGAITLEHKSGNGSPSQIALLISRASSKLKPVFQEGRLVMEINIKAEADVVEVQGDAAVGSPEVIKELNREFGQKVKSIAEGSLETAQKKFKTDIFGFGKKVHQKYPDYWKEVEQDWYEIYPEVPVTVKVDAKIRRTSVIADPFQIR
- a CDS encoding GerAB/ArcD/ProY family transporter, translated to MKKDEKVSSIQMLFLLVTTVTVTGFLFVPSITAKFAFQDGWISVALFATIFGIIVALVCTRLGLYYPDKSVVEYAPELVGKFGGKLIGLLYVLFFIHVNAVIVREFGDFLVTAFLPETPLLVFNLIVVLLAAYAVYNGMEVLCRMNQFLFPMFIAAFGFMVFLLTENISFDNFLPLMEHGVKPVIQGSLVPGAWRGEIVLILMFLPFLNQPRETGQTLLTAVGVIGLFLTLTAVTSIAVFGPLLTQNMVFPILELARYVSLGNFLERIEAIVIIVWVAGVTVKVAAFYLAAVLGTAQWLHIKDYRPLVYPVGIFILVYSVTIFENSRELVEFLATIFAPYAYLFEIIIPMGLLAVALIRNRGGQKQ
- a CDS encoding spore germination protein, giving the protein MFKKWKRIIKKAFVKPRNESQAIGSGESKEPVSANLNKNMTHLKAVFDRCTDIIFREFEAAIGGGVKIAMVYIDGLVNKEMLTEDLVKTLMYDVSSLNSSAPVNDPAGYLSSRIIAFTEVKVQDNLMDAVHSVLSGETILFVDGVSKAFALSTQDWVQRAVTEPATENVVRGPREGFTESLQTNYTLIRRRIKSSRLKFETMKIGAITKTAVSIGYLEGIVNNKIVDEVRNRLQRIDIDGILESGYIEEYIEDAPMTVFPTVQATERPDKVAGGLLEGQVVILVDTTPFVLLVPVTFPQLLQASEDYYLRWPFASFIRFIRFVTLNIALLAPPLYIAITTYHQEMLPTPLLISIAAAREGVPFPAFVEAMLMETTFEVLREAGVRLPKAVGQAVSIVGALVIGDAAVSAGLVSPAMVIIVALTAISSFSLPSYFGAFSLRILRFPLMALAAALGLFGVMAGLLALLIHLCSLRSFGVPYISPLAPTSWRDLKDMFFRAPWWSMVTRPRMTGVKEPARQDYKQKPRPPGRRPGSGSGK
- a CDS encoding GerAB/ArcD/ProY family transporter — encoded protein: MPIITVGDRYQDVWIAAVLATAMGAINAFLLAKLAGLFRGRTVLGFMEDLGAGVSAKVVAFIFTVFSVHMASITLRDFAELMVTSFYQETPLIVFIVVMAVLAYWLAYMGIEVTARVAQFVFPLIIGGIVLLNLSSLSLGGAENMFPLIEKGVSPIVRGGITHWAFFADVAIWFLLIPHLNSSVKNYNFLPLSVLASGLLLVFTVFSIVLGIGNRIAVLRIYPYLTLLEEISLVEFIERVEGFFLIIWVASNFLKIVLFLYAGSISAGHLFRLGDHRAVLLPLMIIAVNLSVLLFDNYQQLRYFFRPEVYAPSAAIIQLGIPAYITVLWLFRSRSADRMAD
- a CDS encoding ferredoxin family protein — protein: MKKGISIINEKRCNDLCTGTDCVYVCPVGLFTSSGSGVTFHEEGPCLECGACRLVCDNIIFDYPPAGEGVLHRYG
- a CDS encoding FAD-dependent oxidoreductase, whose product is MTKIFSKPGEKHYQVIIVGAGVAGLTAACFLAKAGIQVLLLERGPYPGSKSVSGGAVYSLPTRELLPDFWEEAPVERVLVDQQYWLMAERSAVKLGFTSLEMDSKPYNRLSIMRAVFDRWYAGKAVSAGAELLTSCKAEDLILESDRVSGVRASGARQGDIRADMVILAQGANPMLAERAGLIKKTKASAMSLYVKEIIALPEEVINERFNLTGNRGAVIGLLGEATAGLPGTGSIYTFKEHVGINVGVGVKTLTRKKVKISELMAALKGHPVVAPLLKGGTTVEYLAHMIPEGGFNAVPPLVFDGMVIAGDSGGLVNGTHGINLAMYSGKFAADAAQEAVKRGDCSRKALYGYQKKLEKSFIFKDMRANREVSGLFQKNPTLFADYIGLLNSVSTHLSMVYPVSRRVKRRLIRRAVLNEQPLGKLLADAIKAVRVMR